ACGGCTTGCGAGCAGCCGCACTCAATTCGGCGGAATCCTCGGTATGTCGAAGCTCCTCGTAAGTGTCGGTCAGCGGCTCAAACTCAGCGTCGGCGACGGCCGAATCGCCGTCGGAACCATCGACCGCGGCGGTGGAATCATCGACCGCAGCGGTGGAATCATCGACCGCAGCGGTGGAATCATCGGAATTCCCGACAGACCCATTGTCTTCAGCGCTATCAGAAGCATCGGAGGCAGAAGCCGAAACACCGTCTTCCGCGCCCGAAGGAGCGCAGGCATCCCTTTGGGCGGCATCCGCATCCGACGTATCTTCTGGCACGACGTTTTGATTCTCGTTCGTTTCGCCCTGTTCCGTTTCACTCATATCCCCAGCTTAACGCGAACGGAAGAACCGTGGTCAAGACAACAGCGAAGCGCCCACGGCTGAAACGCAATACGCATCAGAGACGCAACAACCTCGCCTGGGCGTTGAACGCCTCACGAACGCGCGTCTCGAAATCCCCCGCGTTCGCCGACGGAACAGCGAGATGTATGGTGACGCGATCGGTGAATTCCCTGCCTTCCTCATTGCCTCCAACTTGCGCAAGCAACTGCTCGAAACGGCCCAGCCAAGAGTATTGAAGCACCACGCGATAATGCCGCATCGGCACGATCCGCTCGACATCGGCCGCCTTTACCGCCATCGAAGCGGCCGTGGAATAGGCGCGGATCAGTCCGCCGGAACCGAGAAGTATCCCGCCGAAATATCGGGTGACGGTGATGACGCAATCAGTGAGCCTGCCCATGCGAATCACGTCAAGGATCGGCTTGCCCGCAGTGCCGCTCGGTTCGCCGTCATCGCTCATCCGCTCTTTGGCCGCCCCAAGAGCGGCGCCG
The window above is part of the Bifidobacterium sp. ESL0704 genome. Proteins encoded here:
- a CDS encoding YigZ family protein; protein product: MGSERNDIIDGFSTITNTGTPAQASFIEKKSEFIGDACHIKTMDEALAFVQSVRDRNPKARHVAFAAIYGAALGAAKERMSDDGEPSGTAGKPILDVIRMGRLTDCVITVTRYFGGILLGSGGLIRAYSTAASMAVKAADVERIVPMRHYRVVLQYSWLGRFEQLLAQVGGNEEGREFTDRVTIHLAVPSANAGDFETRVREAFNAQARLLRL